Sequence from the Phragmites australis chromosome 11, lpPhrAust1.1, whole genome shotgun sequence genome:
catgcacaagaGGATGGCAGCACATGTGACATTTTCAACGGGACGGCTGCGCACTGCCGTCGGCGACGTCGACGCTAGTGGTgcaggcgaggaggaggcgggagaTGGCGCGCACCGCGCCGCACGACGCCTCCTGCAGCCTCCTCACCACGGCGCagcctttcttcctcctcctcttccggcTCCTCCTCGCCTTCCTGCCACGGCGTCCCATGTCCTCTCTGTCTCTGCTCGCGCCGTGACCGCCGGCGCCGGCAATGTTGCTCGCGCTGCCGACCGAGCCTGCGTCAGATGATCCCCCACCGCGCTGCGGGAGGAACGGGAACACGGCGGCGCGCTCCCTGACGCGGCCGAGACACGCCATCGTGCGTTCGGGCACGGTCTCCTTCTTCTTGGAGAAGGTGTAGCTGCGGAGGTACATCTGCCGGCACGAGTAGCTGTCCACCACCCGCGGGCTGCAGTACCCCGCCGCCAGCTCGCCGCTGCAGCCGCGGCGCATGCTGGCGCTGCCGTTGCAGCTTCTGCTGCTGTTGTAGTGGCACCACGCGCTGGCAGCGGGGCTCTCCTGGCCTCCCTGGCGCCGCGCCATGGCCACCGACTTGACAAACTCGGCGTCGGACTCGGGCCACTTGTAGAGGCTGACGTAGCTGGCCCGCACCGGCGCGCGCGCGTCCACGCAGCCGATGGCCGCCTTGCACCCGGCGGCCATTGATGGCGCGGCCACCTACCTAGCTCGCCAGCTAGCTACTACTGCTTAAGCTGTTCAACGTACTATAATCACTCTCCTTGCTTAGCCTACCTCTTCTTGCATCAGCCGTAGCTGTGGAGAGTAGGAGATGCTCGATGTGGTTGCGGGGTATATAAGAGAGAGGGACACTGAGACAGGACTGAAGGACATGGGTGCATGTGAGGGACAGACAGGTTCAagggagaagaaggagagtgCTTGTCTTTGGTTGCAAGGAAAGGTGTTGCGTTTTTTGCTGCGAGAATTATGTGCATCATGATCGTGGTCACTCACTTACTCTCATGTGATGAGTGCAGCTGCTCCTGCTTATGGTTGCCGTGCCATCCTGCTCGGTCAAATTCTGAGGCCTTCTGCGCGCACTCTGAAAAATATTGTCAGAAACTTGACATTAACCAACATGATAATCAAGGTTGATCCATGCTACATTGGGTTGTTATCGTTTGTGGTTTGGTAGGAATTTAAACAGGAAGGTAGCCTACTATGGATTCTTAGGGTCTTCTCTGCTACCTGTGGACATGTACTAGTATAGTAGTATCACCTAGACAATTACCAATTGTTCAGTGCGTTcctgagtttttctttttcttttggaagAATAAAAGTTCAGCTCATGGAAGTACGAATAACCCTGATCTCGATGGTGCAATACTGTCAACAAGTTCAATAAACACAGACAGCTAGACAGAGGCACGCGTGGAGCAGCTATGGAATTGAAATGATTGAAACTTGTGGTTAAAGGACTAGTGATGCGCATATTCAGGTGCGTATTCCGAGGGCCACGCCTACTGTTAACAAATACTACTACTGCTACACCTAATGAAGCACTGCTTATATAATGGGCTGTAATTAGGGACAGGGCAGTACACTAAAAGGCTAGTATAAGCTAGTGGTACTGATCAATTGGCTAAAGGTCATGGACATGGGGGCAGGAAAGGGAAAGGAGCAGCAGGGTAGTGACAAGTCCGGTACACTCCAACTGATTTCCCAGCACTGAAAGCAACAGGTCTCTAGCTTCCTTTCTTGATGGCATGAGATTAGCTTGTCTCTGATGAACAGCACAACCAATGAATTGATCAGGTTTGATGCGGTATAgtgagttcttttttctttgtcttgagAAAGGTAAAATCTCTGACGTGGGGGCATAGAATGGATGCGTGCATGGACAAGAACCTGTTTGCGTTGTGGCGGTGGTGTCATGTGCTAGGTTACGAAGGAAACTTTTTTCATGGACAAATTTAAGTAGAAAAGTAATCATGCTAGCTTAATGTTCTTCAGAATGTTTCAGGTTAGGAAGAATAGAcaccaacaacagcaggagcaAAATAAAAACCTAACAAGTAGTATTCAACAATGTGCTCCTGATTGCCCTGCGGCAAGTAATCCTAGTCTGATTCTGATGAGATAAACAAGCAAGTAATACGGTACCCACACGGAGAGCAAGGAAGCACTAGGCTACCGAGGTGGGCTAATCGAATGTCCATGCCATCCCATCGATCAGAGCATGCATCAAGAGCAGCACACATGCATGAGCTATCATTGTGGTCACCATGCATGCCGGCCGGCCAGTTCGGCAGCGACCAGTGCAGCAGACATGCTGTAACAATCACTCTCCATCGTCAAAGGCAGATCGATGGTGATGTGCCCTACTCGTAGCAGCAGGCTGGTAGGCGCTAAGTGACCAAGATCGAGAAAAAAATGCTGTGAAATCGCACACACGCATGAGTAGGGGCCGATCGACGCTCAAGTCTGAAGAGTGAAGACCAACAGCTAGCAATGTCTGCACAAGACACCATCATGACAGAGTATTCTGTTCTGACCCTCGAGCTAGCTCTGCTGCACGTACATGTTCTTGCAGCCTTACCTTAGTCCATACTTCAAGGAAGCAAAAGAGACCGCTACAAATATGTGCGGGATCGTTGTTGCTACTCATACGGATACGTATGGAAGCAATGTGCGTGGTACGTGGCGCTGATCGATCGGGCGGTAGACGACGGTCATTGCTGCTGCTCCGGCGACCGGGAGTCCATCGATCGGCTTGCTAGGTGTTTTTTCTTTATACGTAAAAGAGCTACGTATATTAAGATAGAAGAAAAACAGATCAAAATACGAACGGCACACCcgtagaaaagaaaaaaa
This genomic interval carries:
- the LOC133885384 gene encoding uncharacterized protein LOC133885384, translated to MAAGCKAAIGCVDARAPVRASYVSLYKWPESDAEFVKSVAMARRQGGQESPAASAWCHYNSSRSCNGSASMRRGCSGELAAGYCSPRVVDSYSCRQMYLRSYTFSKKKETVPERTMACLGRVRERAAVFPFLPQRGGGSSDAGSVGSASNIAGAGGHGASRDREDMGRRGRKARRSRKRRRKKGCAVVRRLQEASCGAVRAISRLLLACTTSVDVADGSAQPSR